The proteins below come from a single Garra rufa chromosome 3, GarRuf1.0, whole genome shotgun sequence genomic window:
- the rps20 gene encoding small ribosomal subunit protein uS10 → MAFKDTGKAPVEAEVAIHRIRITLTSRNVKSLEKVCADLIRGAKEKSLKVKGPVRMPTKTLRITTRKTPCGEGSKTWDRFQMRIHKRLIDLHSPSEIVKQITSISIEPGVEVEVTIADA, encoded by the exons ATG GCCTTCAAAGACACTGGTAAGGCTCCTGTTGAGGCTGAGGTGGCAATCCATCGTATCCGCATCACTCTGACAAGCCGGAATGTCAAATCTCTGGAAAAAG tgTGTGCTGATTTGATCCGAGGTGCCAAGGAGAAGAGTCTGAAGGTGAAGGGACCTGTGCGTATGCCCACCAAG ACTCTGCGTATCACTACTCGCAAGACTCCTTGTGGTGAAGGTTCCAAGACATGGGACAGATTCCAGATGCGGATTCACAAGCGCCTCATTGATCTACACAGTCCATCTGAGATCGTCAAGCAGATCACCAGCATCAGCATTGAGCCTGGTGTTGAGGTGGAAGTCACCATTGCAGATGCATAA
- the LOC141330937 gene encoding kinesin-like protein KIF20A gives MATVIDMTNEDTMLVAMESTACEPHHAVLPELSGVSSITSQSETNEVSEQHQLRVYLKVRPFSEEELKSNEDQGCVVLEDSETIALHAPKGSATMKSSEKGIGQQVYKFSFTQIFGQSCTQAEFFEGTISSQVHDFLHGKNALVFSYGVTNAGKTYTVQGSPKEPGILPRALEVVFKHIAGHQYEHMDLKPYLSSDVQKLDSEQLKVEKNAKAALFSLLKEEPELSRSSRNRSSTSSVGSLSFSSVSYDHTADSVDGMAEGQCLYSVWVAFYEIYNEHVYDLLQLAPTSKTKRRPALRVCEDSTGSSYIRDLRWVNVQNAEEASKILRVGNKNRSAAATKMNQSSSRSHSIFTIKLIRMEGGDIQGLSDLSLCDLAGSERCNKTKTFGERLKEAGNINNSLLILGKCIAALRNNQGYRMKSYIPFRESKLTRLFQGMFCGRGRASMIVNINQCASTYDETLHVMKFSAVAKQVLQVIPQRSLESLAPRLVGLDGKPLLKNGVIDDKAVDDYLSEEELLEGDEADMSILPQEELLNLVESLRVKLLAERRKNLLQEIQIRKEMGDAMLQQIMEAEELHSRQMVDLKESYEEKMDSTFEMYKEALKDHAYQCALERLEEDYIPIEEYNEEQERVKELEKLVRELEKKCQSCGRPPLMQDSSMQTSPVPATEESGAERIKMLYREKCAVEKLCVDKQELILSLEQRINELNETLQEAGESYMEKLAEVQNLQNRLSNQEQKMECLQSDVVTKEKEINSLRQEIAKLANDSVGQSRPRCGLLVNIKESMTPPSKGSLCRTIKKSVRATTSLRKKPS, from the exons ATGGCAACTGTTATTGACATGACTAATGAGGACACTATGTTGGTGGCTATGGAGTCAACCGCTTGTGAACCACATCATGCAGTTCTACCAGAACTTTCTGGAGTTTCCTCCATAACATCACAG AGTGAGACCAATGAAGTCTCTGAACAGCATCAGCTTCGAGTTTACTTGAAGGTGCGCCCTTTCAGTGAAGAGGAACTCAAAAGCAACGAGGATCAG GGTTGTGTTGTATTGGAGGACTCTGAGACCATTGCCCTTCATGCTCCTAAAGGATCTGCCACCATGAAAAGCAGTGAGAAAGGAATTGGTCAACAGGTTTATAAATTTAGCTTTACCCAG ATCTTTGGGCAAAGTTGTACTCAGGCAGAGTTTTTTGAAGGTACAATCAGTTCACAGGTGCATGACTTTCTTCATGGAAAAAATGCATTGGTGTTCAGTTATGGTGTGACCAATGCTGGAAAAACGTACACCGTACAAG GTTCTCCGAAAGAACCTGGCATTTTGCCACGTGCTTTAGAGGTTGTGTTCAAGCACATTGCTGGCCACCAGTATGAGCATATGGACCTAAAACCATATTTAAGCTCGGATGTGCAAAAACTGGACTCTGAGCAGCTAAAAGTAGAAAAGAATGCCAAGGCAGCACTCTTCAGTTTGCTCAAAGAG GAGCCTGAACTTTCAAGATCCAGTAGAAATAGGAGCTCAACTTCCTCAGTCGGAAGTTTGTCTTTTTCCAGCGTTTCATATGACCACACAG CCGACAGTGTTGATGGCATggctgaaggacaatgtctgtaCTCTGTTTGGGTGGCGTTTTATGAAATCTACAATGAGCATGTGTATGACCTGCTCCAGTTAGCCCCCACCAGCAAAACCAAAAGACGTCCTGCACTGCGGGTTTGTGAGGACAGCACAGGGAGCTCTTACATTAGAG ATTTAAGATGGGTTAATGTGCAAAATGCAGAGGAGGCTAGCAAGATCCTACGTGTGGGCAATAAGAACCGCAGCGCAGCAGCAACCAAGATGAACCAGTCATCCAGCAGAAG TCACAGTATCTTCACCATCAAACTGATACGCATGGAGGGAGGAGACATTCAAGGATTGTCAGA TCTCTCACTTTGTGACTTGGCGGGCTCTGAAAGGTGTaacaaaaccaaaacatttggagaGCGTCTGAAAGAAGCTGGTAACATAAACAATTCATTGCTGATTCTAGGCAAGTGTATTGCAGCACTCCGGAATAACCAAGGTTACAG GATGAAGAGTTACATCCCGTTTCGAGAAAGCAAACTGACACGGCTCTTTCAAGGAATGTTTTGTGGACGTGGCAGGGCTTCCATGATTGTAAATATTAATCAGTGTGCCTCAACTTATGATGAGACCCTCCATGTGATGAAGTTCTCTGCAGTTGCCAAACAG GTGTTACAGGTTATACCTCAAAGATCTCTTGAGTCTCTGGCACCACGTCTTGTTGGTCTGGATGGGAAGCCATTGCTGAAAAATGGAGTTATTGATGACAAGGCTGTGGATGACTACTTATCAGAGGAAGAGCTGCTGGAAGGAGATGAGGCAGATATGTCAATATTACCTCAAGAG GAGTTGCTAAACTTGGTGGAAAGCTTGCGTGTAAAGCTGTTGGCTGAGCgaagaaaaaatctgctgcaggAGATTCAGATACGAAAGGAGATGGGAGATGCAATGTTGCAACAAATCATGGAGGCAGAGGAACTACACAG TCGTCAGATGGTAGACCTAAAGGAGAGTTATGAAGAGAAGATGGACAGCACGTTTGAGATGTATAAAGAGGCTTTGAAAGACCATGCATACCAATGTGCTCTGGAGAGACTAGAAGAGGATTACATCCCTATAGAAGAATACAATGAAGAGCAAGAGCGAGTCAAG GAGCTAGAGAAGCTTGTTCGAGAGTTGGAAAAGAAATGCCAGTCTTGTGGTCGTCCACCCCTCATGCAGGACAGCTCAATGCAAACAAGTCCAGTGCCTGCCACAGAAGAGTCAGG TGCAGAAAGGATTAAAATGCTGTACAGGGAGAAGTGTGCGGTGGAGAAACTGTGTGTTGACAAGCAAGAG ttgaTTCTGTCTCTCGAGCAGCGGATCAACGAGTTGAATGAGACTCTGCAGGAAGCTGGGGAGAGCTACATGGAAAAACTAGCTGAGGTCCAAAATCTACAAAACAGACTCTCAAATCAG GAGCAAAAAATGGAGTGTTTGCAAAGTGATGTCGTGACCAAAGAGAAGGAGATAAACAGTTTGCGGCAGGAAATTGCAAAGCTAGCTAATGATTCTGTAGGACAGTCTCGTCCAAGGTGTGGTCTGCTGGTCAACATTAAAGAATCAATGACGCCACCATCTAAAGGAAGTCTATGCCGCACCATTAAAAAGTCTGTAAGGGCAACAACGTCTTTAAGGAAAAAGCCAAGCTGA